A window of Cohnella herbarum contains these coding sequences:
- a CDS encoding histidinol-phosphatase, with the protein MKFDLHTHHDRCGHASDKIKDYIEAAIQAGFQVIGISDHSPYFAHELDQPQPGIAMARSDFPNYIAEVLRLKEQYQDRIEVLLGVESDFYIDQIELYRSSYEPYPFDYIIGSVHQTRGVSIFNRTRWKGKDDAEQLDEKKHYYELIRDSANSGLFQILGHIDAMKGYYPGFADIRGAESEIDEALKAVAANDISIEINTSGGTKDCGGWYPSDAILERALHFGADVTFGSDAHVPSRVGDDWELVRKRLREIGFSRWVFFRQKRKVIVPL; encoded by the coding sequence ATGAAGTTCGATTTGCATACGCACCACGACAGATGCGGACACGCATCGGATAAGATCAAGGACTATATCGAAGCCGCCATCCAAGCGGGTTTTCAGGTTATCGGCATTTCCGACCACTCGCCTTATTTCGCTCACGAACTCGATCAGCCCCAACCCGGAATCGCGATGGCGCGAAGCGATTTCCCTAATTATATCGCCGAAGTTTTGCGTTTGAAGGAGCAGTATCAAGATCGGATCGAAGTTCTGCTCGGCGTCGAATCCGATTTCTATATCGATCAGATCGAGTTGTACCGTTCCTCCTACGAACCCTATCCGTTCGACTACATTATCGGTTCCGTTCACCAAACGCGGGGAGTCAGCATATTTAACCGAACCAGGTGGAAAGGCAAAGACGATGCGGAACAACTCGACGAGAAAAAACACTATTACGAGCTTATTCGCGACTCCGCGAATAGCGGGTTGTTCCAGATTCTCGGCCATATCGACGCGATGAAAGGTTACTATCCCGGCTTTGCCGATATCCGCGGAGCCGAATCCGAAATCGACGAAGCTCTGAAAGCGGTAGCCGCCAACGATATTTCCATTGAAATCAACACGAGCGGCGGCACGAAAGATTGCGGAGGATGGTATCCTTCGGACGCCATTCTTGAGCGCGCCCTCCACTTCGGCGCGGACGTGACTTTCGGCTCGGACGCGCACGTGCCCTCTCGCGTAGGAGACGATTGGGAGCTCGTCCGGAAGCGGCTTCGCGAGATCGGCTTTAGCCGTTGGGTGTTTTTCCGGCAGAAACGGAAAGTTATCGTGCCGTTGTAA
- a CDS encoding DoxX family protein: MEWGLLLLRVIIGLLFAGHAMQKLAGWFGGHGLAGTGGFFESIGIKPGRTMALLAGLAELVGGLLFAFGLFTPLAALLIIVTMLMAIVKVHGKNGLWVTQNGYEFNLVLIVIAVSVALIGPGDYSLDALWVN, translated from the coding sequence ATGGAATGGGGATTATTGTTGCTTAGAGTCATTATCGGATTATTGTTCGCGGGGCACGCGATGCAGAAATTGGCTGGTTGGTTCGGAGGACACGGCTTGGCGGGTACGGGGGGATTTTTCGAATCGATCGGGATCAAGCCGGGTCGCACGATGGCCTTACTGGCGGGACTCGCTGAGCTCGTCGGAGGACTTTTGTTCGCGTTCGGGTTGTTTACTCCGCTTGCTGCTTTGCTCATCATCGTAACGATGTTAATGGCTATCGTTAAGGTACATGGGAAAAACGGACTGTGGGTTACGCAAAACGGGTATGAATTCAACCTTGTGCTTATCGTCATTGCCGTATCCGTTGCGCTTATCGGACCGGGTGACTATTCTTTAGATGCTTTGTGGGTAAACTGA
- a CDS encoding winged helix-turn-helix transcriptional regulator, which produces MDYSKMCPKYESAAELLGKKWTGLIIRVMLGGPKRFKDIKEQIPEMSDKMLTDRMKELEAAGILTRTVYPEMPVRIEYELTEKGRQLEEVIHSIQNWGEQWM; this is translated from the coding sequence ATGGACTATTCCAAAATGTGCCCCAAATACGAATCGGCAGCAGAGTTACTGGGCAAAAAATGGACGGGTCTCATTATCCGGGTCATGCTCGGAGGTCCCAAACGGTTTAAGGATATTAAAGAGCAAATTCCCGAAATGAGCGATAAAATGCTAACCGATCGCATGAAAGAGCTTGAAGCGGCGGGAATTCTCACACGAACCGTATATCCGGAAATGCCGGTGCGAATTGAATACGAGTTAACCGAAAAAGGCAGACAATTGGAGGAAGTCATTCATTCCATCCAAAACTGGGGCGAACAGTGGATGTAA
- a CDS encoding sensor domain-containing protein — translation MKKMKVYQAWIILISSLPRGIGAFIITVAGLSVGLPLAIFVVGLPLLAGMIIGCERILNMDRKLLAELDHREAATTPQPEGAKLGDFAKDERLRNWRGWASILGNKQAYWNLVYGLFQFPVSILAFVFAILIPAVGIGLTLSPLAELVSTQYFSFDLFAKDWFMNWLFPEWSSYQRSWFNAGLGAILLISMPFLMRKLVGYYAAWIRWISGTETFNNVIQVKEA, via the coding sequence ATGAAGAAAATGAAAGTGTATCAAGCTTGGATCATCTTAATAAGCTCCTTGCCGCGAGGGATCGGAGCTTTCATAATCACGGTTGCCGGACTAAGCGTCGGGCTTCCGCTGGCTATATTCGTCGTCGGATTGCCGCTCCTCGCCGGCATGATTATAGGTTGCGAACGAATTCTAAACATGGATCGCAAGCTTCTGGCCGAGTTGGATCATCGCGAAGCGGCAACCACTCCGCAACCGGAAGGAGCGAAGCTCGGGGACTTCGCGAAAGACGAGAGACTTAGAAATTGGCGAGGCTGGGCGAGTATTCTAGGGAACAAGCAAGCTTATTGGAACTTGGTATACGGGTTATTCCAATTTCCCGTTTCGATCCTCGCATTCGTCTTTGCGATTCTCATTCCCGCGGTAGGGATAGGATTGACGTTATCACCGTTAGCCGAACTCGTCAGCACCCAATATTTCTCGTTCGATTTATTCGCCAAGGATTGGTTCATGAACTGGCTATTCCCGGAATGGTCGAGTTACCAACGCTCTTGGTTTAACGCCGGATTGGGCGCCATTCTTCTAATATCAATGCCGTTTCTCATGAGAAAGCTTGTTGGTTATTACGCGGCATGGATCCGTTGGATATCCGGAACGGAAACATTCAACAACGTCATTCAGGTGAAAGAAGCTTAA
- a CDS encoding M15 family metallopeptidase, protein MKKSVVIIAIIGAIIIAGLWSQVNANKTPITEQPSNIPSNEPEVTPTPSPSNTDKPSNATETPEPSESTKPSATKPSEPKPSPKPTEIVEPPLKETEIFALLANSLPESTIESNKDGLAVVTNTNSLYILVNKKRNLPSDYVPNDLIVPDVPFSFSGNSPKKQMRKEAANALESLFEAAEDDGISLKAVSGYRSYATQKGIFDNNAKNKGEEVANRTSARPGQSEHQTGLAMDISSASVGYALEESFGETKEGKWLAKHAVDHGFIIRFLKGKESITGYSYEPWHVRYVGKDVAKDITKKNVTFEQYLEDVAAAVNQKA, encoded by the coding sequence ATGAAAAAGAGCGTTGTCATCATCGCGATAATAGGAGCCATCATCATCGCCGGTTTGTGGTCACAAGTAAATGCGAACAAAACGCCCATTACGGAGCAGCCATCGAATATTCCGTCGAACGAGCCGGAGGTAACCCCGACTCCTTCGCCCTCTAATACCGATAAACCGTCTAATGCAACCGAAACGCCCGAGCCGTCCGAGTCGACTAAACCATCTGCAACTAAACCGTCCGAACCCAAGCCTTCTCCTAAACCGACGGAAATAGTCGAACCGCCGCTTAAAGAAACGGAAATTTTCGCATTACTTGCGAACAGTTTGCCCGAATCGACGATCGAAAGCAACAAAGACGGCCTTGCCGTCGTTACAAATACGAACAGCCTGTATATTCTTGTAAACAAAAAGCGCAATTTGCCTTCCGATTACGTTCCTAATGATTTGATCGTCCCGGATGTCCCGTTCTCTTTCTCGGGAAATTCTCCGAAAAAACAAATGCGCAAAGAGGCCGCCAACGCCTTGGAGTCGCTATTCGAAGCAGCCGAGGACGACGGCATATCGCTAAAAGCCGTATCCGGATATCGTTCATACGCCACTCAGAAGGGAATTTTCGACAATAACGCCAAAAACAAGGGCGAAGAAGTCGCGAACCGTACGAGCGCCCGCCCCGGTCAAAGCGAACATCAAACCGGACTGGCCATGGATATATCGAGCGCTAGCGTCGGATACGCGCTGGAAGAAAGCTTCGGCGAGACGAAGGAAGGGAAATGGCTGGCCAAACATGCCGTCGACCATGGGTTTATTATCCGATTCCTGAAGGGTAAAGAATCGATAACCGGATATTCCTACGAGCCTTGGCACGTTCGTTATGTTGGAAAAGATGTCGCTAAGGACATAACTAAGAAGAACGTGACGTTCGAGCAATACTTGGAAGACGTCGCCGCAGCCGTTAATCAGAAAGCATAA
- a CDS encoding response regulator transcription factor, which produces MNKRILIADDEPGIANPISYAFLKEGYEVETVYDGQAALDKALSFKPHVIVLDVMMPKLNGYEVCRKLNDRSNMGIILLTVKNDIVDKIVGLEMGADDYMTKPFDLRELLARVKALVRRLEKKEPDAETIAVGQLAVHLKQRTVFVEDAQVDLTPKEFDLLVLLLLHPERVYTRDELLDAVWGMEYAAGTRTVDIHMQRLRKKLGDSGQRLLHTVFGVGYKSVGLEP; this is translated from the coding sequence ATGAACAAACGCATACTCATTGCCGACGACGAGCCCGGAATCGCAAACCCGATCTCCTATGCCTTCCTTAAGGAAGGCTACGAAGTGGAAACCGTTTACGACGGACAAGCCGCTTTGGACAAAGCGCTCAGCTTTAAGCCGCATGTCATCGTGCTGGATGTCATGATGCCTAAGCTTAACGGATACGAGGTTTGCCGCAAGCTGAACGACCGATCCAACATGGGCATCATCCTGCTCACCGTCAAGAACGATATCGTAGATAAAATCGTCGGCCTCGAAATGGGCGCTGACGATTATATGACCAAGCCCTTTGACCTGCGCGAACTTCTGGCAAGGGTCAAAGCGCTTGTCCGTCGTCTGGAGAAAAAAGAACCCGACGCCGAAACGATTGCCGTTGGCCAGTTAGCGGTTCATCTGAAGCAGCGAACGGTGTTCGTGGAAGACGCGCAAGTGGATTTGACGCCGAAGGAATTCGATTTGCTCGTCCTTCTGCTCTTGCACCCGGAACGGGTATATACCCGCGACGAACTGCTCGATGCCGTATGGGGCATGGAGTACGCGGCGGGCACTAGAACCGTCGACATTCATATGCAGAGGTTACGCAAGAAACTGGGCGATTCCGGCCAACGTTTGCTTCACACCGTATTCGGCGTCGGGTATAAATCGGTCGGTCTCGAACCATGA
- a CDS encoding sensor histidine kinase: protein MKSISIKIKFSLFLAVLLFLTVLVLSIFVLKGIKDHQQLRIERELLQQTRIANLSIKQAYLTSPPIDAQRFLQARGQQFAMDLAVYTGLHVVLYDSDGKKVGDSVPLSSSYEVNNALSFALQGKIAYQYEEQSLLYLTPMQGPGEQMGVIQFQYSLLNDIRFYDTILGLFQFTGAAVLAISFILGYLYFKRAGSAIVTLNHAAERIRKGQFLQVSPIKRNDELGQLSQSITYMSKEIQNSMATMKAEEKKLRLAVDKLQKLEQQQRQFIGNISHEFKTPLTSIKAYSELMEIYPDDGALQEDAVYHIRLETDRLTDMVEKILRLAALEKYDFEFQAEQVQVRELLADLVGRMKAKAERFGVTLVSRLNDVTIWADRESMVHILVNLLDNAIKYNLSGGYVYISNRIEVNKAVIEIEDTGIGIPEEFRTKIFEPFYTVNKDRSRESGGTGLGLALVKQLVEKHNGTIELISSETGSSFRLAFPLFHSQRNEEEHL from the coding sequence ATGAAATCGATCAGCATCAAGATCAAATTCAGCCTCTTTCTCGCCGTTCTCTTGTTTCTCACTGTCTTGGTTCTGAGCATATTCGTCCTTAAGGGAATTAAGGATCACCAGCAGCTCAGAATCGAACGAGAGCTATTGCAACAAACCAGAATCGCCAACCTAAGCATAAAACAAGCCTATCTAACTTCGCCGCCCATTGACGCGCAGAGGTTCCTGCAAGCTCGCGGCCAGCAATTCGCCATGGATTTGGCCGTATACACCGGGTTACACGTCGTATTGTACGATAGCGATGGCAAGAAGGTCGGGGATTCCGTCCCCCTCAGTTCGTCTTACGAAGTGAACAATGCATTATCTTTCGCGCTGCAAGGGAAAATCGCCTACCAGTATGAAGAGCAGTCTCTGCTTTATCTGACTCCCATGCAAGGGCCCGGAGAGCAGATGGGCGTCATTCAATTTCAATATTCATTGCTGAACGACATTCGATTCTACGACACGATCTTGGGTCTTTTCCAATTCACGGGCGCGGCCGTTCTTGCCATCAGCTTCATTCTCGGTTATCTCTATTTCAAGCGAGCGGGATCGGCGATCGTTACGCTTAATCATGCTGCGGAACGTATTCGCAAAGGGCAGTTTTTGCAGGTCTCCCCGATTAAGAGAAACGATGAGCTCGGTCAGCTAAGTCAGAGCATCACCTACATGAGTAAAGAAATTCAGAACAGCATGGCGACTATGAAGGCGGAAGAGAAGAAGCTGCGTTTAGCCGTCGACAAGTTGCAGAAGCTCGAACAACAGCAAAGACAATTCATCGGGAATATCAGCCACGAATTCAAGACTCCGCTCACCTCCATTAAAGCCTATTCCGAGCTCATGGAGATTTATCCGGACGACGGCGCATTGCAAGAGGATGCGGTCTATCACATTCGGCTTGAAACGGATCGGCTCACGGATATGGTGGAGAAAATCTTGCGGCTTGCCGCCCTGGAAAAATACGATTTCGAATTCCAAGCGGAGCAAGTTCAAGTTCGGGAACTGCTAGCGGATCTAGTCGGGCGGATGAAAGCGAAAGCGGAACGATTCGGCGTTACCCTCGTTTCGCGGCTTAATGACGTCACCATATGGGCGGATCGCGAGAGCATGGTGCACATCCTCGTTAATCTGCTCGATAATGCGATTAAATACAACCTCTCCGGAGGATATGTTTACATTAGCAACCGAATCGAAGTAAATAAGGCCGTCATCGAGATCGAGGATACGGGCATCGGCATACCCGAGGAATTCCGAACCAAAATATTCGAGCCTTTCTACACGGTCAACAAAGACCGGTCAAGAGAAAGCGGAGGAACCGGACTCGGGCTCGCGCTCGTTAAGCAATTGGTCGAAAAACATAATGGGACAATCGAGCTAATATCGAGCGAAACCGGTTCGTCTTTCCGATTAGCGTTCCCCCTTTTCCATTCGCAACGTAACGAGGAGGAGCATCTATGA
- a CDS encoding TolB family protein: MRSYSRKTRHSRGAPKRRLLSSILTRITTGAICASMLVLVGCQQQQTSDRDTVQIAGKAITVLDNPELTSYDKSETNTLVRLVDVRGLDWLSEEQIIIDRENRDFKPEHIEGSDWYPHNLYVHTLSTAAQVPLLPANENQGFALASPDRTRIFYKTFSLQSNTGQGHFLDLATGKTASFTEADAMDNQNGRWMDNESVVFATIDGKAYVADVGNDRPRLVADTAIPFPNNVAFLNERVYFTSLKGTLLTSPQENTVVTAQFTNVIWMVPSPDEQRLAIVRKLSNGGEMELIITDLEGNVLQAIAQDSQIYGTAWSPDGKKLAYAGITPSGTVRGVYVADTSTGLSNTLSLDVKFIADPLRWNPSSNRLMVTSTQPDEQKNRNQFITYLVRIS; the protein is encoded by the coding sequence ATGAGATCTTATTCTCGCAAAACCCGGCACTCCCGAGGAGCACCTAAGCGCCGCTTGCTATCCTCAATCCTTACGAGGATAACGACGGGAGCAATATGCGCTTCTATGCTCGTGCTGGTCGGCTGTCAGCAGCAACAAACCTCCGACAGAGACACTGTGCAAATCGCCGGCAAAGCGATTACCGTCCTGGACAATCCGGAGTTGACCTCCTACGACAAGTCGGAGACCAATACTTTAGTTCGTTTAGTCGATGTTCGAGGATTGGACTGGCTCAGCGAAGAGCAAATCATTATCGACCGGGAAAATCGCGATTTCAAACCGGAGCACATCGAAGGTTCGGATTGGTATCCTCACAATCTTTACGTCCATACCTTGTCCACGGCTGCTCAAGTCCCTCTTCTTCCTGCCAACGAGAATCAAGGATTCGCCTTGGCAAGTCCCGACAGAACCCGGATTTTCTACAAAACGTTCTCCTTGCAGAGCAACACCGGTCAAGGCCATTTTCTTGATCTCGCAACCGGCAAAACCGCTTCTTTCACGGAAGCGGATGCGATGGATAATCAAAATGGGCGTTGGATGGATAACGAATCCGTCGTATTCGCTACGATCGACGGAAAAGCGTACGTAGCGGATGTAGGTAACGATAGGCCTCGCTTGGTTGCGGACACCGCCATTCCGTTCCCCAACAATGTTGCCTTCTTGAACGAAAGGGTTTATTTCACGTCTCTGAAAGGCACATTGCTCACCAGCCCGCAAGAAAATACGGTCGTTACCGCACAATTCACCAACGTGATTTGGATGGTGCCTTCCCCCGACGAACAGCGTCTGGCTATCGTCCGCAAACTAAGCAACGGCGGCGAAATGGAGCTTATCATTACGGATCTTGAAGGAAATGTTCTCCAAGCGATCGCGCAAGACTCCCAGATTTACGGAACCGCATGGTCCCCGGACGGAAAAAAACTCGCCTACGCGGGCATTACGCCAAGCGGTACGGTCCGCGGAGTATACGTTGCCGATACTTCGACCGGCTTATCCAACACGTTATCCTTGGACGTCAAATTTATCGCGGATCCTCTACGCTGGAATCCCTCCAGCAATCGTCTCATGGTAACCTCCACGCAGCCCGATGAACAAAAAAACCGAAATCAATTTATAACCTATCTCGTCAGAATCAGTTAA